CAGGTTCGGCGTCCAGATACGCCAGCAGCCCGCTGGTTGATCCGGCGTCAGGGCTGCCGCAGTTGGCCTGTTGCCGCAGCCGGTAAGCCCGCTCTTCCTGCGGCATGGCCCGCCACTGCTCCCGGCTGGCCTTGAACCACTGGCACTGGCAGCGGTGCGGGTCCCCGCGCCCGGCGAAGACGGCCTGCAGATCAGCCGGGGAGCCCTGGTTGGCGGGCCGGACTGTCAGTGTCCCGCCGTTCGGGCTCACCGTTCCGATTGTGCGGGACATTGTGGTCCTCCTGCTCGGTGCCGGTTTCCTTGGGGTTCGCGGTGAGGTGGTGCTTGAACCCGATGTGTGTGGGCTCGAAGCCAAGGCTTCGGTAAAACCGGTGCGCGTCTTCGCGCCTGAGATTGGAAGTGAGCTGGGCCAGTCCGGCACCGTTTTGCCGCCCTTGGACAAGGGCCCAGTCCATCAGCGCGGCTCCCAGACCGCGTGACCGGAGATCGGCGCGAACATGCACCGCCTCCACCTGCAGCCGGGTTACGGCTCCGGCCGCCAGGCACGGGAGCAGAGTCAGCTGGGCAGTGG
This Arthrobacter sp. zg-Y20 DNA region includes the following protein-coding sequences:
- a CDS encoding GNAT family N-acetyltransferase; this encodes MQIHPAPLLAGSFRVRRACRADVGPIAALLEADALGSPEAPHPDLDTYRRTFEAIDADPAHFLAVVEDGAGTIAATAQLTLLPCLAAGAVTRLQVEAVHVRADLRSRGLGAALMDWALVQGRQNGAGLAQLTSNLRREDAHRFYRSLGFEPTHIGFKHHLTANPKETGTEQEDHNVPHNRNGEPERRDTDSPARQPGLPG